Proteins encoded together in one Urocitellus parryii isolate mUroPar1 chromosome 3, mUroPar1.hap1, whole genome shotgun sequence window:
- the Dhx30 gene encoding ATP-dependent RNA helicase DHX30 isoform X4 — MAASRDLLKEFPQPKNLLNSVIGRALGISHAKDKLVYVHTNGPKKKKVTLHIKWPKSVEVEGYGSKKIDAERQAAAAACQLFKGWGLLGPRNELFDAAKYRVLADRFGSPADSWWRPEPTMPPTSWRQLNPENIRPGGPGGLSRSLGREEEEDEEEELEEGTIDVTEFLSMTQQDSHTPLRDSRGGSFEMTDDDSAIRALTQFPLPKNLLAKVIQIATSSSTAKNLMQFHTVGTKTKLSTLTLLWPCPMTFVAKGRRKAEAENKAAALACKKLKSLGLVDRNNEPLTHAMYNLASLRELGETQRRPCTIQVPEPILRKIETFLNHYPVDSSWISPELRLQSDDILPLGKDSGPLSDPITGKPYVPLSEAEEVRLSQSLLELWRRRGPIWQEAPQLPVDPHRDTILNAIEQHPVVVISGDTGCGKTTRIPQLLLERYVTEGRGARCNVIITQPRRISAVSVAQRVSHELGPSLRRNVGFQVRLESKPPARGGALLFCTVGILLRKLQSNPSLEGVSHVIVDEVHERDVNTDFLLILLKGLQRLNPALRLVLMSATGDNERFSRYFGGCPVIKVPGFMYPVKEHYLEDILAKLGKHQYPHRHRHHESEDECALDLDLVTDLVLHIDARGEPGGILCFLPGWQEIKGVQQRLQEALGMHESKYLILPVHSNIPMMDQKAIFQQPPVGVRKIVLATNIAETSITVNDIVHVVDSGLHKEERYDLKTKVSCLETVWVSRANVIQRRGRAGRCQSGFAYHLFPRSRLEKMVPFQVPEILRTPLENLVLQAKIHMPEKTAVEFLSKAVDSPNIKAVDEAVILLQEIGVLDQREYLTTLGQRLAHISTDPRLAKAIVLAAIFRCLHPLLVVVSCLTRDPFSSSLQNRAEVDKVKALLSHDSGSDHLAFVRAVAGWEEVLRWQDRTSRENYLEENLLYAPSLRFIHGLIKQFSENIYEAFLVGKPSDCTLPSAQCNEYSEEEELVKGVLMAGLYPNLIQVRQGKVTRQGKFKPNSVTYRTKSGNILLHKSTINREATRLRSRWLTYFMAVKSNGSVFVRDSSQVHPLAVLLLTDGDVHVRDDGRRATISLCDSDLLRLEGDSRTVRLLRELRRALGRMVERSLRSELAALPPTVQQEHGQLLALLAELLRGPCGSFDVRKTADD; from the exons GGATGGGGTCTTCTAGGTCCCCGGAATGAGCTGTTTGATGCAGCCAAATATCGAGTGCTAGCTGATCGCTTTGGCTCTCCGGCTGACAGCTGGTGGCGCCCGGAACCCACCATGCCCCCCACTTCTTGGCGGCAATTGAATCCTGAAAACATTAGGCCAGGGGGACCTGGGGGTCTTTCTCGCTCCTTGGGtcgagaggaagaggaggatgaggaggaagagcttGAAGAGGGGACCATTGATGTTACCGAGTTCCTGTCCATGACCCAGCAGGACTCCCATACCCCACTCAGGGACTCAAG GGGAGGTTCCTTTGAAATGACAGATGACGACAGTGCTATCAGGGCTCTGACCCAGTTCCCGCTTCCCAAAAACCTTCTGGCCAAGGTGATTCAGATAGCAACATCCTCCTCTACGGCCAAG AACCTCATGCAGTTCCATACTGTGGGCACCAAGACCAAACTGTCTACTCTCACTCTTCTCTGGCCCTGTCCCATGACCTTTGTTGCTAAAGGGCGCCGTAAAGCAGAGGCTGAGAACAAGGCAGCAGCCTTGGCCTGCAAGAAACTTAAG AGCCTGGGCCTGGTGGACAGGAACAATGAGCCGCTTACCCATGCCATGTATAACCTGGCCTCCTTGCGTGAGTTGGGTGAGACCCAGCGCCGGCCGTGTACCATCCAGGTGCCTGAGCCCATCCTCCGCAAGATAGAGACCTTCCTGAATCAT TACCCTGTGGACAGTTCATGGATCTCCCCAGAGCTCCGGCTGCAGAGTGATGACATCTTGCCCTTGGGGAAGGACTCAGGGCCCCTGAGTGACCCTATAACAGGCAAGCCCTATGTGCCCCTGTCAGAAGCAGAGGAGGTACGACTGAGTCAGAGCCTGCTGGAGCTGTGGCGGCGGCGAGGGCCAATCTGGCAGGAGGCTCCCCAGCTCCCTGTGGACCCACATCGGGACACCATCCTCAATGCCATTGAGCAGCACCCGGTCGTGGTCATCTCTGGGGACACAGGTTGTGGGAAGACCACGCGCATCCCCCAGTTGCTGCTGGAGCGCTATGTGACCGAGGGCCGCGGTGCCCGCTGCAATGTGATCATCACCCAACCTCGCCGTATCTCAGCTGTGTCTGTGGCACAGCGGGTCAGCCATGAACTGGGCCCTTCCTTGCGACGGAATGTGGGCTTCCAGGTGCGCTTGGAAAGCAAGCCCCCAGCCCGAGGCGGGGCCCTGCTCTTCTGCACTGTGGGCATTCTGCTGCGGAAGTTGCAGAGCAACCCCAGCCTGGAGGGTGTGAGCCATGTTATTGTGGACGAGGTCCATGAGCGGGATGTGAACACAGACTTCCTGCTGATTCTGCTCAAGGGCCTTCAGCGGCTCAACCCGGCCCTGCGGCTGGTGCTCATGAGTGCTACAGGTGATAATGAGCGCTTCTCCCGCTACTTTGGTGGCTGCCCTGTCATCAAGGTGCCTGGCTTCATGTATCCCGTCAAGGAGCACTACCTGGAGGATATCCTTGCCAAGCTGGGCAAACACCAGTACCCACACCGACACCGGCACCATGAG TCTGAGGATGAATGCGCACTTGATTTGGATCTTGTGACGGATCTGGTTCTGCACATCGATGCCCGGGGGGAACCAG GTGGGATCCTGTGCTTCCTGCCTGGTTGGCAGGAGATCAAAGGAGTGCAGCAACGCCTCCAGGAGGCCCTGGGCATGCACGAGAGCAAGTACCTCATCCTGCCAG TGCACTCCAACATCCCTATGATGGACCAGAAGGCCATATTCCAGCAGCCTCCAGTGGGGGTGCGCAAGATTGTCTTGGCCACCAATATTGCTGAGACCTCTATCACAGTCAATGACATTGTGCATGTCGTGGACAGCGGCCTGCACAAGGAGGAACGCTACGACCTGAAAACCAAG GTGTCCTGCCTTGAGACTGTATGGGTGTCAAGAGCCAATGTGATCCAGCGCCGGGGCCGGGCAGGCCGCTGCCAGTCAGGTTTTGCCTACCACTTGTTCCCTCGGAGCCGGCTAGAGAAAATGGTCCCTTTCCAAGTGCCAGAAATCCTGCGCACACCTCTTGAGAACCTGGTGCTGCAAGCTAAGATCCACATGCCTGAGAAGACG GCAGTGGAGTTCCTTTCCAAGGCCGTGGACAGTCCAAATATCAAGGCTGTAGATGAAGCTGTTATTTTGCTCCAGGAGATCG GGGTGCTGGACCAGCGGGAGTACCTGACCACCCTGGGACAGCGCCTGGCCCACATCTCCACTGACCCCCGGCTGGCCAAGGCCATAGTACTGGCAGCCATCTTCCGTTGCCTGCACCCACTGCTGGTGGTTGTTTCCTGCCTCACCCGGGACCCCTTCAGTAGCAGCTTGCAGAATCGGGCTGAGGTGGACAAG GTGAAGGCGCTGTTGAGCCACGACAGCGGCAGTGATCACTTGGCCTTTGTGCGGGCTGTGGCTGGCTGGGAGGAGGTGCTGCGCTGGCAGGACCGTACTTCCCGGGAAAATTACCTGGAGGAAAACCTGCTCTACGCACCCAGCCTGCGCTTCATCCACg GGCTCATCAAGCAGTTCTCAGAGAACATTTATGAGGCCTTCCTGGTGGGGAAGCCTTCGGACTGCACGCTGCCCTCTGCCCAGTGCAATGAGTACAGTGAGGAAGAGGAGCTGGTGAAGGGTGTGCTGATGGCCGGCCTCTACCCCAACCTCATCCAG GTGAGGCAGGGCAAGGTGACCCGGCAGGGGAAGTTCAAGCCCAACAGTGTTACCTACAGGACCAAATCTGGCAACATCCTGCTGCACAAGTCCACCATCAacag GGAGGCCACACGGTTACGGAGCCGCTGGCTGACGTACTTCATGGCTGTCAAGTCCAATGGCAGTGTCTTTGTCCGGGACTCCTCCCAGGTGCACCCACTGGCTGTGCTGCTGCTGACAGATGGGGATGTCCATGTCCGTG ATGATGGGCGCCGGGCCACCATCTCCCTGTGTGACAGTGACCTATTGCGGCTAGAGGGTGATTCTCGAACGGTGCGGCTGCTGAGGGAGCTGCGACGGGCCCTGGGCCGCATGGTGGAGCGGAGCCTGCGCAGTGAGCTGGCTGCACTTCCACCCACTGTGCAGCAGGAGCATGGGCAGCTGCTTGCGCTGCTGGCAGAACTGCTGCGAGGACCCTGTGGCAGCTTTGACGTGCGCAAGACAGCTGATGACTGA
- the Dhx30 gene encoding ATP-dependent RNA helicase DHX30 isoform X3, translated as MAAARRLMALAAGVSPRLRPPDPRAVGRQERTRGLSSGLARLDGTKEAAEAEPREAPGESGTGGGNMVNASRDLLKEFPQPKNLLNSVIGRALGISHAKDKLVYVHTNGPKKKGWGLLGPRNELFDAAKYRVLADRFGSPADSWWRPEPTMPPTSWRQLNPENIRPGGPGGLSRSLGREEEEDEEEELEEGTIDVTEFLSMTQQDSHTPLRDSRGGSFEMTDDDSAIRALTQFPLPKNLLAKVIQIATSSSTAKNLMQFHTVGTKTKLSTLTLLWPCPMTFVAKGRRKAEAENKAAALACKKLKSLGLVDRNNEPLTHAMYNLASLRELGETQRRPCTIQVPEPILRKIETFLNHYPVDSSWISPELRLQSDDILPLGKDSGPLSDPITGKPYVPLSEAEEVRLSQSLLELWRRRGPIWQEAPQLPVDPHRDTILNAIEQHPVVVISGDTGCGKTTRIPQLLLERYVTEGRGARCNVIITQPRRISAVSVAQRVSHELGPSLRRNVGFQVRLESKPPARGGALLFCTVGILLRKLQSNPSLEGVSHVIVDEVHERDVNTDFLLILLKGLQRLNPALRLVLMSATGDNERFSRYFGGCPVIKVPGFMYPVKEHYLEDILAKLGKHQYPHRHRHHESEDECALDLDLVTDLVLHIDARGEPGGILCFLPGWQEIKGVQQRLQEALGMHESKYLILPVHSNIPMMDQKAIFQQPPVGVRKIVLATNIAETSITVNDIVHVVDSGLHKEERYDLKTKVSCLETVWVSRANVIQRRGRAGRCQSGFAYHLFPRSRLEKMVPFQVPEILRTPLENLVLQAKIHMPEKTAVEFLSKAVDSPNIKAVDEAVILLQEIGVLDQREYLTTLGQRLAHISTDPRLAKAIVLAAIFRCLHPLLVVVSCLTRDPFSSSLQNRAEVDKVKALLSHDSGSDHLAFVRAVAGWEEVLRWQDRTSRENYLEENLLYAPSLRFIHGLIKQFSENIYEAFLVGKPSDCTLPSAQCNEYSEEEELVKGVLMAGLYPNLIQVRQGKVTRQGKFKPNSVTYRTKSGNILLHKSTINREATRLRSRWLTYFMAVKSNGSVFVRDSSQVHPLAVLLLTDGDVHVRDDGRRATISLCDSDLLRLEGDSRTVRLLRELRRALGRMVERSLRSELAALPPTVQQEHGQLLALLAELLRGPCGSFDVRKTADD; from the exons GGATGGGGTCTTCTAGGTCCCCGGAATGAGCTGTTTGATGCAGCCAAATATCGAGTGCTAGCTGATCGCTTTGGCTCTCCGGCTGACAGCTGGTGGCGCCCGGAACCCACCATGCCCCCCACTTCTTGGCGGCAATTGAATCCTGAAAACATTAGGCCAGGGGGACCTGGGGGTCTTTCTCGCTCCTTGGGtcgagaggaagaggaggatgaggaggaagagcttGAAGAGGGGACCATTGATGTTACCGAGTTCCTGTCCATGACCCAGCAGGACTCCCATACCCCACTCAGGGACTCAAG GGGAGGTTCCTTTGAAATGACAGATGACGACAGTGCTATCAGGGCTCTGACCCAGTTCCCGCTTCCCAAAAACCTTCTGGCCAAGGTGATTCAGATAGCAACATCCTCCTCTACGGCCAAG AACCTCATGCAGTTCCATACTGTGGGCACCAAGACCAAACTGTCTACTCTCACTCTTCTCTGGCCCTGTCCCATGACCTTTGTTGCTAAAGGGCGCCGTAAAGCAGAGGCTGAGAACAAGGCAGCAGCCTTGGCCTGCAAGAAACTTAAG AGCCTGGGCCTGGTGGACAGGAACAATGAGCCGCTTACCCATGCCATGTATAACCTGGCCTCCTTGCGTGAGTTGGGTGAGACCCAGCGCCGGCCGTGTACCATCCAGGTGCCTGAGCCCATCCTCCGCAAGATAGAGACCTTCCTGAATCAT TACCCTGTGGACAGTTCATGGATCTCCCCAGAGCTCCGGCTGCAGAGTGATGACATCTTGCCCTTGGGGAAGGACTCAGGGCCCCTGAGTGACCCTATAACAGGCAAGCCCTATGTGCCCCTGTCAGAAGCAGAGGAGGTACGACTGAGTCAGAGCCTGCTGGAGCTGTGGCGGCGGCGAGGGCCAATCTGGCAGGAGGCTCCCCAGCTCCCTGTGGACCCACATCGGGACACCATCCTCAATGCCATTGAGCAGCACCCGGTCGTGGTCATCTCTGGGGACACAGGTTGTGGGAAGACCACGCGCATCCCCCAGTTGCTGCTGGAGCGCTATGTGACCGAGGGCCGCGGTGCCCGCTGCAATGTGATCATCACCCAACCTCGCCGTATCTCAGCTGTGTCTGTGGCACAGCGGGTCAGCCATGAACTGGGCCCTTCCTTGCGACGGAATGTGGGCTTCCAGGTGCGCTTGGAAAGCAAGCCCCCAGCCCGAGGCGGGGCCCTGCTCTTCTGCACTGTGGGCATTCTGCTGCGGAAGTTGCAGAGCAACCCCAGCCTGGAGGGTGTGAGCCATGTTATTGTGGACGAGGTCCATGAGCGGGATGTGAACACAGACTTCCTGCTGATTCTGCTCAAGGGCCTTCAGCGGCTCAACCCGGCCCTGCGGCTGGTGCTCATGAGTGCTACAGGTGATAATGAGCGCTTCTCCCGCTACTTTGGTGGCTGCCCTGTCATCAAGGTGCCTGGCTTCATGTATCCCGTCAAGGAGCACTACCTGGAGGATATCCTTGCCAAGCTGGGCAAACACCAGTACCCACACCGACACCGGCACCATGAG TCTGAGGATGAATGCGCACTTGATTTGGATCTTGTGACGGATCTGGTTCTGCACATCGATGCCCGGGGGGAACCAG GTGGGATCCTGTGCTTCCTGCCTGGTTGGCAGGAGATCAAAGGAGTGCAGCAACGCCTCCAGGAGGCCCTGGGCATGCACGAGAGCAAGTACCTCATCCTGCCAG TGCACTCCAACATCCCTATGATGGACCAGAAGGCCATATTCCAGCAGCCTCCAGTGGGGGTGCGCAAGATTGTCTTGGCCACCAATATTGCTGAGACCTCTATCACAGTCAATGACATTGTGCATGTCGTGGACAGCGGCCTGCACAAGGAGGAACGCTACGACCTGAAAACCAAG GTGTCCTGCCTTGAGACTGTATGGGTGTCAAGAGCCAATGTGATCCAGCGCCGGGGCCGGGCAGGCCGCTGCCAGTCAGGTTTTGCCTACCACTTGTTCCCTCGGAGCCGGCTAGAGAAAATGGTCCCTTTCCAAGTGCCAGAAATCCTGCGCACACCTCTTGAGAACCTGGTGCTGCAAGCTAAGATCCACATGCCTGAGAAGACG GCAGTGGAGTTCCTTTCCAAGGCCGTGGACAGTCCAAATATCAAGGCTGTAGATGAAGCTGTTATTTTGCTCCAGGAGATCG GGGTGCTGGACCAGCGGGAGTACCTGACCACCCTGGGACAGCGCCTGGCCCACATCTCCACTGACCCCCGGCTGGCCAAGGCCATAGTACTGGCAGCCATCTTCCGTTGCCTGCACCCACTGCTGGTGGTTGTTTCCTGCCTCACCCGGGACCCCTTCAGTAGCAGCTTGCAGAATCGGGCTGAGGTGGACAAG GTGAAGGCGCTGTTGAGCCACGACAGCGGCAGTGATCACTTGGCCTTTGTGCGGGCTGTGGCTGGCTGGGAGGAGGTGCTGCGCTGGCAGGACCGTACTTCCCGGGAAAATTACCTGGAGGAAAACCTGCTCTACGCACCCAGCCTGCGCTTCATCCACg GGCTCATCAAGCAGTTCTCAGAGAACATTTATGAGGCCTTCCTGGTGGGGAAGCCTTCGGACTGCACGCTGCCCTCTGCCCAGTGCAATGAGTACAGTGAGGAAGAGGAGCTGGTGAAGGGTGTGCTGATGGCCGGCCTCTACCCCAACCTCATCCAG GTGAGGCAGGGCAAGGTGACCCGGCAGGGGAAGTTCAAGCCCAACAGTGTTACCTACAGGACCAAATCTGGCAACATCCTGCTGCACAAGTCCACCATCAacag GGAGGCCACACGGTTACGGAGCCGCTGGCTGACGTACTTCATGGCTGTCAAGTCCAATGGCAGTGTCTTTGTCCGGGACTCCTCCCAGGTGCACCCACTGGCTGTGCTGCTGCTGACAGATGGGGATGTCCATGTCCGTG ATGATGGGCGCCGGGCCACCATCTCCCTGTGTGACAGTGACCTATTGCGGCTAGAGGGTGATTCTCGAACGGTGCGGCTGCTGAGGGAGCTGCGACGGGCCCTGGGCCGCATGGTGGAGCGGAGCCTGCGCAGTGAGCTGGCTGCACTTCCACCCACTGTGCAGCAGGAGCATGGGCAGCTGCTTGCGCTGCTGGCAGAACTGCTGCGAGGACCCTGTGGCAGCTTTGACGTGCGCAAGACAGCTGATGACTGA